Proteins encoded in a region of the Paramagnetospirillum magneticum AMB-1 genome:
- a CDS encoding tetratricopeptide repeat protein — protein MIRCFFRLLAAFVFFTTSPALAESWQEALSRANDLGRQGIAAHRAGKLDKAEQLLRSAIAAIPADTPPNESDRVGIFLREKMAELMSTRGKPEEARQWLDQAKRFSRGDPYSKGHLLNDQGLLAYHQGKLDDAEEFYKQALSIFEKNRWNFDRAMTLGNLGLVYLDRYTRSDNIDHVQLNNAEKAFAESLDVMLKYGSKVDIANQWSNLGIVYRNQNKLIQAENAHQEGLKIDREIGNKVGEVDSLGNLGRVAKALGKSNEALTLFHEAYDLASDIHYARGISHHGLNAMALLNDRGLYRMAEAYGEPTLAAAKGIGHNFTIARILEEMTTIAAKGHGCLAAARELAHESQGYFEAADLVEDSQRLKRLLRDISAAKNQPWCK, from the coding sequence ATGATTCGATGTTTTTTCCGACTGCTTGCCGCATTTGTTTTCTTCACGACATCACCAGCCTTGGCAGAATCCTGGCAGGAGGCCCTTTCTCGTGCAAATGATTTGGGACGCCAAGGAATAGCAGCGCATCGTGCGGGAAAGCTGGACAAGGCGGAACAATTGCTCCGCTCGGCCATAGCGGCAATTCCAGCCGATACCCCACCAAATGAAAGCGATCGGGTTGGTATATTCCTGCGCGAAAAGATGGCCGAGTTAATGTCAACCCGAGGAAAGCCGGAAGAAGCGCGTCAATGGTTGGATCAGGCTAAACGCTTTTCCAGGGGAGACCCATACTCGAAAGGTCATCTACTAAATGACCAGGGACTACTGGCGTATCATCAGGGAAAATTAGATGACGCCGAGGAATTTTATAAGCAGGCGCTATCTATATTTGAGAAAAATAGATGGAATTTTGATCGCGCAATGACCCTTGGAAACCTTGGGTTAGTTTATCTCGATCGCTACACAAGGAGCGATAATATCGACCATGTCCAACTTAATAATGCAGAGAAGGCTTTCGCTGAATCACTTGATGTGATGCTCAAATATGGCAGTAAAGTTGATATTGCAAATCAATGGAGTAACCTTGGAATAGTCTATCGAAATCAGAATAAGCTTATTCAGGCCGAGAATGCGCATCAAGAAGGATTGAAAATTGACCGAGAAATCGGCAATAAGGTGGGTGAGGTCGATTCGCTCGGGAATCTTGGGCGCGTCGCCAAGGCTCTGGGAAAGAGCAATGAGGCGCTCACTCTATTCCATGAGGCATATGATCTGGCCTCGGACATTCATTACGCTCGGGGCATTAGCCACCACGGGCTTAACGCAATGGCTCTCCTCAATGACCGAGGATTGTATCGAATGGCGGAGGCGTATGGTGAGCCAACCCTGGCTGCGGCCAAGGGCATTGGCCATAATTTCACCATCGCCAGAATCCTTGAGGAAATGACGACCATTGCGGCAAAAGGTCATGGGTGCTTAGCCGCGGCCAGAGAATTGGCACATGAATCACAAGGCTATTTCGAGGCTGCCGATTTGGTAGAAGACTCACAACGGTTAAAACGCCTTCTGAGGGACATTTCCGCCGC
- a CDS encoding FliG C-terminal domain-containing protein — translation MSGIASIRSLIREAPTREAALALLLCLYDLWSLAKARGPLALEDHVVHPERSVILHQHRLLSRLPWLMEPLMDLVRHFTLGTDGSSAYDQMIDGIIAAEEQWMRTVHGLVMLLASVIAVFWVIAMVIVRPPLVMEGSLSWPTVTLWIVPMGLTMLALHCIKVWIGWVASERTGMLEALRRGICFHADGAFAPQVSADAARMALPQRLRPSHDQLENMIRAESVRYLYPVAPLLLPADRADGKDCATAIQDMLDRLMPSELDSFERDQRLNELLTDLSDDVPPEYSAVSVDFNRLSLLGTDGIRVLLHSIGKDMWAMALRGATSHTARSILDCISHRAGRLLMQDMEALDGATVVEILEAQRTIIETLRNLRATGTLPDQATLDREFLAQLSSLDSPLS, via the coding sequence GTGAGTGGGATTGCTTCTATCCGCTCATTGATCCGCGAGGCCCCGACGCGGGAAGCCGCCCTGGCCTTGCTGCTGTGCCTCTACGACCTTTGGTCCTTGGCCAAGGCCAGAGGGCCGCTGGCTTTGGAAGACCACGTCGTTCATCCCGAACGGAGCGTCATCCTCCACCAACATCGATTACTGTCCCGACTGCCCTGGTTGATGGAACCGCTGATGGATCTGGTGCGCCACTTCACCCTGGGAACCGATGGCAGCTCTGCATACGATCAAATGATCGATGGCATCATAGCCGCGGAAGAGCAGTGGATGCGCACCGTCCACGGTTTGGTGATGCTGCTCGCCTCGGTAATAGCCGTATTCTGGGTTATTGCCATGGTCATTGTAAGACCGCCTCTGGTCATGGAAGGAAGCCTTTCCTGGCCCACGGTCACGCTCTGGATCGTCCCCATGGGACTGACCATGCTGGCACTTCATTGCATCAAGGTTTGGATCGGATGGGTTGCGAGTGAGCGGACCGGCATGCTGGAGGCACTGCGCCGGGGGATATGCTTTCACGCCGATGGCGCATTTGCCCCCCAGGTGAGCGCGGATGCCGCTCGCATGGCGTTGCCACAGCGGCTGCGGCCGAGCCATGACCAGTTGGAAAATATGATCCGGGCGGAATCCGTTCGGTACCTCTATCCCGTCGCCCCCCTGCTGTTGCCAGCGGATAGGGCCGACGGAAAAGACTGCGCCACGGCCATCCAGGACATGTTGGACCGGTTAATGCCATCCGAGCTCGACAGTTTCGAGCGAGATCAGAGGTTGAATGAACTGCTGACCGATCTTTCCGACGATGTGCCTCCCGAGTATTCCGCGGTGTCCGTGGACTTCAACCGGTTGTCCCTCCTTGGAACAGATGGCATCCGAGTCTTGCTGCATTCCATTGGCAAGGACATGTGGGCCATGGCGTTGCGCGGAGCCACCTCACATACGGCTCGGTCCATCCTTGACTGTATCAGCCATCGCGCCGGGCGATTGTTGATGCAGGACATGGAGGCGCTGGACGGCGCTACGGTGGTGGAGATTCTTGAGGCCCAGCGCACGATCATCGAGACGCTCAGAAACTTACGTGCGACAGGGACTTTGCCGGATCAGGCGACCTTGGACAGGGAGTTTCTCGCGCAGCTCTCGTCTCTGGACAGCCCCCTATCCTGA
- a CDS encoding FliG C-terminal domain-containing protein, with protein MTSAPAEADLDLITQAPTRETARDLCLLINDLCHLDKMRQIVVLEDTLDHPERSLLFYAYRQVRDRSWLAEPMRDIFRHITLGLTEQVQVERLLDSRIAAMAEEDRRHIRDTLAGMADKSAREDLRERLNDAAADKVLVLRALRNALVAHVGGYAPMVAADYARFSLPDSLRMDYDELIELIANSVRIRVGGAAELILPIDPIDPASYDYDRRMARRLREDKEEVEEAVEPVPDLEARLDAIAQGWANDDPDWCQWVDRLAGYLQLIRERSLKKLTRLVDEGSWAISLLGLPTPVVSRIFGLMSNGAQASLLRDMENHCDFDGICLTRGYVSRTRQNILQVIEQKGLADGGAARLKTIMHAPLGYEAFDALATLDDGELNALWRQTSKDTVGTALLGTSIEVAVRLLGRLSEDARQMMLDDMESLSAEKTTADIEEAQRNILWPTSWDDDATLDETLASLRAILAGSAS; from the coding sequence ATGACATCAGCACCAGCCGAGGCCGACCTCGACCTCATCACCCAGGCCCCGACCAGGGAAACGGCACGCGACCTTTGCCTGCTGATCAATGATTTGTGCCACCTGGACAAAATGCGGCAGATCGTCGTCCTGGAAGACACGCTGGATCACCCCGAGCGCAGCCTGCTGTTCTACGCTTATCGTCAGGTACGGGATCGCTCTTGGCTGGCGGAACCGATGCGCGACATCTTCCGCCACATCACCTTGGGCCTGACCGAGCAGGTCCAGGTCGAGCGCCTGCTCGATTCCCGCATCGCGGCCATGGCCGAGGAGGACCGCCGTCACATCCGCGACACCCTTGCCGGAATGGCTGACAAGTCGGCGCGGGAAGATCTACGCGAGCGGCTGAACGATGCCGCCGCAGATAAGGTGCTGGTGCTGCGGGCCTTGCGCAACGCCCTGGTAGCCCATGTGGGTGGCTACGCCCCCATGGTCGCGGCCGATTATGCCCGTTTCTCGCTGCCGGACTCCTTGCGGATGGACTACGACGAGCTTATCGAACTCATCGCCAACTCGGTGCGCATCCGCGTGGGAGGCGCGGCCGAACTGATCCTCCCCATCGATCCCATCGATCCCGCCAGTTACGATTATGACCGACGCATGGCTCGCCGTCTCAGGGAGGATAAGGAAGAGGTTGAAGAGGCGGTTGAGCCGGTTCCCGACCTGGAGGCCAGGTTGGACGCCATCGCCCAGGGTTGGGCCAATGACGATCCCGACTGGTGCCAGTGGGTTGACCGATTGGCGGGATATCTCCAGCTCATCCGCGAACGCTCGCTGAAGAAATTGACGCGGCTGGTTGATGAAGGAAGCTGGGCCATCAGCCTGCTGGGGTTGCCGACGCCGGTGGTCAGCCGAATCTTCGGCTTGATGAGCAACGGTGCCCAGGCGTCACTCCTCCGGGATATGGAGAATCATTGCGATTTTGATGGCATTTGCCTGACCCGTGGCTATGTGTCCAGGACGCGGCAGAACATCCTTCAGGTCATCGAGCAGAAGGGGCTGGCCGATGGCGGCGCGGCACGGCTGAAGACGATCATGCATGCGCCTCTGGGCTACGAGGCGTTCGATGCCTTGGCGACGCTGGACGACGGCGAGTTGAATGCGCTGTGGCGCCAGACCAGCAAGGATACGGTCGGGACCGCGTTACTGGGAACTTCTATCGAGGTTGCCGTACGCCTCCTCGGCCGCCTGAGCGAGGACGCCCGCCAGATGATGCTGGACGATATGGAGAGCCTATCCGCCGAGAAGACAACGGCTGACATCGAAGAGGCTCAAAGGAACATCCTTTGGCCCACGTCATGGGATGATGACGCGACACTGGATGAGACGCTGGCTAGCCTCCGGGCAATTTTGGCAGGATCGGCGTCGTGA
- a CDS encoding HD domain-containing protein: MAHSQISSPILPWSQDIYLDALVFAAERHGDQKTPAGFPYVTHLASVAQEVMAALAVEPGRNGTLAVTAALLHDVIEDTATSLEMVAERFGPDVLAAVMALTKNSDLPKERRMPDSLERIQAQPPEVWMVKLADRIVNLGPPPTHWTREKMAAYRAEAETILSALRDASPFLTHRLERRIAEYRFHLK, from the coding sequence ATGGCTCATTCTCAAATATCCTCACCGATTCTGCCCTGGTCCCAGGATATTTACCTCGATGCCCTGGTCTTCGCCGCCGAACGGCATGGCGACCAGAAGACGCCCGCCGGCTTCCCCTATGTCACCCACCTAGCCTCGGTGGCCCAGGAGGTGATGGCGGCCCTGGCCGTGGAGCCCGGACGCAATGGCACCCTGGCGGTGACGGCGGCCCTGCTCCATGATGTGATCGAGGATACCGCCACCAGCCTCGAGATGGTGGCGGAGCGATTCGGTCCCGATGTTCTGGCGGCGGTCATGGCCTTGACCAAGAATTCCGACCTTCCCAAGGAACGGCGCATGCCCGACAGCCTGGAGCGTATCCAGGCTCAGCCACCTGAGGTCTGGATGGTCAAGCTGGCTGATCGCATCGTCAATCTCGGCCCGCCGCCCACCCACTGGACTCGGGAAAAGATGGCGGCCTACCGGGCCGAGGCGGAGACCATCCTGTCCGCCCTGCGCGACGCCAGCCCGTTTCTCACCCACCGGCTGGAACGGCGCATCGCCGAATACAGGTTCCATTTGAAATGA
- a CDS encoding FliG C-terminal domain-containing protein, with the protein MTIFSSAIQSVRALRREAPTREAALALLLCLYDLWVLAKVKGDLYLEAHAEMPLSSSLFFHHKPMRDLPWLLTPLVDFIRLMTLGSNNAKQARRLLQAYRETEKRALDHVLRQASLVWPMGFCLWIAGLAVLASLGGLGLTALAWWGVSLAAAGVMVGIWLVRLRTIADHRLGVLDAMTEGCLSYLNGYAQQICAENARFVLPPALKPSFFELADAFGEDSYFHRYGAYNGFTLSETGTQAEIDTKLAERLQAILDYDPDWLAKALPGLSRDITGELPADQVETVSAFSQLADLDEASLRIILQSCAHDLRAAALIGTSSAVLERFVANLSEADQKTLVTDIRAMGSIPAADIAIAQRSVLDLAKSLTDSGELAARTKEEGDLLTLWKRMSGEEGASGQPGRPEN; encoded by the coding sequence GTGACGATATTTTCATCCGCAATCCAGTCAGTTCGTGCGCTGCGCCGCGAGGCCCCGACGCGGGAAGCCGCCCTGGCCCTGCTGCTATGCCTCTACGATCTGTGGGTGTTGGCCAAGGTCAAGGGCGATCTGTACCTGGAAGCCCATGCGGAGATGCCGCTCTCCAGCTCCCTATTTTTCCACCACAAGCCCATGCGCGATCTGCCCTGGCTGCTGACGCCGCTGGTGGATTTCATTCGGCTGATGACCCTGGGCTCGAATAATGCCAAGCAGGCTCGGCGTTTGTTGCAGGCCTACCGAGAAACCGAAAAGCGTGCTCTGGACCATGTTCTGCGGCAGGCATCACTCGTCTGGCCGATGGGGTTTTGCCTGTGGATTGCCGGTCTGGCGGTGCTGGCGAGTCTTGGCGGATTAGGCCTGACGGCATTGGCTTGGTGGGGTGTGTCGCTGGCTGCTGCCGGAGTGATGGTCGGGATATGGCTGGTCCGCCTTCGCACCATCGCGGATCATCGCCTTGGCGTTCTCGACGCCATGACCGAGGGATGCCTGTCCTATCTGAACGGCTACGCACAGCAGATCTGCGCCGAGAATGCCAGATTCGTCCTGCCGCCAGCCTTGAAGCCGAGCTTCTTCGAACTGGCTGACGCCTTTGGCGAGGACAGCTATTTCCACCGCTACGGTGCTTATAACGGCTTCACCCTGAGTGAAACCGGCACCCAGGCGGAGATCGACACCAAACTGGCCGAGCGGTTGCAGGCCATCCTGGACTATGACCCCGACTGGCTGGCCAAGGCATTGCCCGGCCTGTCCCGCGACATCACCGGGGAACTTCCCGCCGATCAGGTGGAAACGGTATCGGCCTTCTCTCAATTGGCCGATCTCGACGAAGCCAGCTTGCGGATCATCCTGCAGTCTTGCGCCCATGATCTGCGCGCCGCCGCCCTCATAGGAACTTCATCGGCCGTGTTGGAGCGTTTCGTCGCCAATCTGAGTGAAGCCGACCAGAAGACGCTGGTGACGGACATCCGGGCCATGGGCTCCATCCCCGCCGCTGATATCGCCATCGCCCAACGCAGCGTGCTGGATCTGGCCAAATCCCTGACCGATTCAGGGGAGCTGGCCGCCAGGACCAAGGAAGAGGGGGACCTGCTGACGCTGTGGAAGCGGATGAGTGGAGAGGAAGGCGCATCGGGGCAGCCTGGTCGACCGGAGAATTGA